Proteins encoded within one genomic window of Salmo trutta chromosome 11, fSalTru1.1, whole genome shotgun sequence:
- the LOC115201864 gene encoding zinc finger protein 41-like has translation MANCKDMGFHTQIASVMEVLANAAVAEICKLVDDDYAVFRLEISQSQKENSGLRRKLQLLELEVARERRSSSVKILERYKTGLARGEGHLTGGHRSFVKPAGHNTWNDDQPSTVDEETGSSTQHVVVIESADAGPGFKLERSEGDEDPRHSRNIQTGVEDPTTAAAQPRTRRSITEVSGTLNAVLKSRTDTKTLTVTHSLLHTGPDQISDPGLGRLGCPPAPGSDYLPVFHQSQRTVNSRGDGDGDALDTGGDDPACSYTTEKDPGNMPLDLETQTDLSIGDWNQYSSSVYSEGYLDKKGEGLVINEVTVKLEGDVPSTWNADNHLGEGHSQGRDFLDYRESLETNPNVATHSPLHTLRDRDSVSTSMGSSDSHSHVFFDQGLNSNNRAKAQARGGGATSGNSKEKRFLCMFCNKGFSCPQKVEIHQRVHTGEKPFSCTQCHMRFTEAGTLKRHQRVHTGEKPYSCPQCEKRFSRQDKLKRHLKVHTGERPFACTHCGKRFSERSYLRIHQQKNHSTL, from the exons atggctaactgtaaaGATAtgggttttcacactcaaatagcctccgtcatggaggtgctagcgaatgcagccgtggcagagatctgtaaactcgtagacgacgactatgcagtgtttcgtttggaaatttctcaaagccagaaagaaaacagcGGATTacggaggaaactacagctactggAACTGGAGGTGGCACGGGAGCGTCGTTccagtagtgtcaagatcctcgaACGATACAAAACAGGATTGGCAAGAG gtgaaggacatctcactggaggccacaggagctttgtgaagccagcggGACACAATACATGGAATGATGACCAACCAAGTACTGTTGATGAGGAGACTGGATCCTCAACCCAGCATGTTGTCGTGATAGAG TCTGCAGATGCAGGTCCTGGGTTCAAGCTAGAGAGGTCTGAAGGAGACGAGGACCCACGGCACAGCAGAAACATCCAGACTGGAGTCGAGGACCCTACCACTGCCGCAGCGCAGCCCAGGACCCGACGCagcatcacggaggtcagtggaacgcTGAACGCCGTCCTCAAGTCAAGGACAGACACCAAGACGTTAACTGTAACACACAGTCTCTTACACACAGGACCTGACCAAATATCAGATCCGGGTCTGGGGAGACTGGGCTGTCCTCCTGCCCCCGGCTCAGACTATTTACCGGTATTTCACCAGAGCCAGAGGACGGTTAATTCCCGTGGGGATGGTGACGGTGACGCGTTAGACACTGGTGGTGATGATCCTGCTTGTTCTTACACTACAGAGAAGGACCCTGGCAACATGCCCCTGGatttagagacacagactgatcTGTCTATAGGGGACTGGAAtcagtacagtagtagtgtatactctgaagggtACTTAGATAAGAAAGGGGAGGGGCTTGTCATAAATGAAGTGACTGTGAAATTGGAGGGAGACGTTCCTTCTACATGGAATGCAGATAATCACCTAGGAGAAGGACACTCGCAGGGCAGAGATTTTTTAGACTACAGGGAAAGCTTAGAGACAAATCCAAATGTTGCgacccactcccctttacacaCGCTCAGAGATCGAGACTCTGTGTCCACGTCGATGGGATCTTCAGATTCACACAGCCATGTCTTTTTCGATCAGGGATTGAACTCAAACAACAGGGCTAAAGCCCAGGCTCGGGGAGGGGGAGCAACATCAGGCAATAgtaaagagaaacggttcctctgcatgttctgtaacaaaggcttcagctgcccgcagaaggtggagatccaccagagggtccacacaggggagaaaccattcAGCTGCACCCAGTGCCACATGCGCTTCACCGAGGCTGGCACCCTGAAgcggcaccagagggtccacacaggggagaaaccttacagctgcccccagtgcgagaagaggttctcccgccAGGACAAACTGAAGaggcacctgaaggtccacacgggagaaAGGCCATTCGCCTGTACGCACTGCGGAAAGAGGTTCTCGGAGAGGAGCTACCTCAgaatacaccagcagaaaaaccaTTCCACTCTATAA
- the LOC115201890 gene encoding zinc finger protein with KRAB and SCAN domains 1 yields MIESIDAETAGPGVKQERSEGEEDPRHNRNIQTGMAGVHPVATEDPTTTTVQPRTQRSITEVRDRHKSETDTETLTVTQSLLLTGSDHRSDPERLGLGPLGCPPAPGSEYLLYGNPNMRAVNSHLDSGDVLETGNDPSCSYATQMDPGNMRLGLETHTDLSRVDWNQYSNSVYSEGCLDKKGEVIVVDEVTVKVEGDPPTWNADSHLGDRQSQGRDFLDYRESLETNQHATHSPLHALRDHDPVSTSMGPSDSHGRVLFDQVLNSDDRPRAQVKGGGETSGGIKEKQFLCTFCNKSFSCPQKVEIHQRVHTGVKPYSCNQCHMRFAQAGNLKRHQMVHTGVKPFSCPQCPMCFAQAGDLKRHQRVHTGEKPYSCTQCPMRFAQAGHLKMHLKVHTGERPFACTHCGKRFSERSYLRIHQQKKHSTL; encoded by the exons ATGATAGAG TCTATAGATGCAGAGACTGCAGGTCCTGGGGTCAAGCAGGAGaggtctgaaggagaggaggacccaCGGCACAATAGAAACATCCAGACTGGAATGGCTGGAGTGCACCCTGTAGCCACAGaggaccccaccaccaccacagtgcAGCCCAGGACCCAACGCAGCATCACGGAGGTCAGAGACAGACacaagtcagagacagacacagagactttAACTGTAACACAAAGCCTTTTACTcacaggatctgaccacagatcagacccagagagactggggctggggccactgggctgtcctcctgctccTGGCTCAGAGTATTTACTTTACGGTAACCCGAACATGAGGGCTGTTAATTCCCATCTGGACTCAGGTGATGTGTTAGAGACTGGCAATGATCCGTCTTGTTCTTACGCTACACAGATGGACCCTGGCAACATGCGATTGGGTTTAGAGACACACACTGATCTGTCTAGAGTGGACTGGAACCAGTACAGTAAtagtgtatactctgaagggtgcctagataagaaaggggaggttATAGTTGTAGATGAGgtgactgtgaaagtggagggTGACCCTCCCACATGGAATGCAGATAGTCACCTAGGAGACAGACAATCACAGGGCAGAGATTTCTTAGATTACAGGGAAAGCTTAGAGACAAATCAACATGCGACCCATTCCCCTTTACACGCACTCAGGGATCACGACCCAgtgtccacatcgatggggccttCCGATTCACACGGCCGCGTCCTTttcgatcaggtattgaactcaGACGACAGGCCTAGAGCCCAGgtaaagggagggggagaaacaTCAGGCGGTATTAAAGAGAAACAGTTTCTCTGCACGTTCTGTAACAAAAGCTTCAGCTGCCCCcagaaggtggagatccaccagagggtccacacaggggtgaaACCCTATAGCTGTAACCAATGTCACATGCGCTTCGCCCAGGCTGgcaacctgaagaggcaccagatgGTCCACACAGGAGTGAAACCCTTCAGCTGTCCCCAGTGTCCCATGTGCTTTGCTCAGGCTggtgacctgaagaggcaccagagggtgcACACAGGGGAAAAACCttacagctgtacccagtgtcccATGCGCTTCGCCCAGGCTGGTCACttgaagatgcacctgaaggtccacactgGAGAGAGGCCGTTCGCCTGTACACACtgcgggaagaggttctcagagagaagctacctcaggatacaccagcagaaaaaacaTTCCACTCTATAA